A portion of the Papilio machaon chromosome Z, ilPapMach1.1, whole genome shotgun sequence genome contains these proteins:
- the LOC106717137 gene encoding LOW QUALITY PROTEIN: LETM1 domain-containing protein 1 (The sequence of the model RefSeq protein was modified relative to this genomic sequence to represent the inferred CDS: substituted 1 base at 1 genomic stop codon) has translation MPIHRMISVSRLISQCNRSSVIATKVQSSNLNRYLFCVYXDIIFKNCYFNNFICIIYFRNLTNERLKHTAAYKSEKDKIRTYIVQRYINYVKNYKKLLQDRFPAAIHMYRVFSIGIKDFLSDLKTYISLRLKITKDQGFSNMTRQELELFVKMPSDMWRIAPVLILSALPFGNYIIFPLALMKPKKLLSSHFWSIQQRAEFNIEDLKERLRNNRPILRCLQAKLEDIPDGEVKENWRRVLALLGSGVHPSVNEVLACKELFCKKPYHLACLSFTHMGHLLKMLGIRRTLFRRKKLKYRAFLLLQMDRAIVREGGVDVLNTEALKNACHIRGLNTRNLSNQDMKDWLQQWISVSANIDANTYSLLLHCPIFFAYNHPQNWVLIY, from the exons atgcctATCCACAGAATGATATCAGTTTCTAGATTAATTTCCCAATGCAATCGTTCTTCAGTTATAGCTACTAAAGTCCAATCTAGCAATTTAAAcaggtatttattttgtgtttattgagatataatttttaaaaattgttattttaataattttatttgtataatttattttagaaatctAACAAACGAACGACTAAAACATACAGCGGCCTACAAAagtgaaaaagataaaatacgCACTTACATTGTACAAAGATATATCAACTatgtcaaaaattataaaaaattattacaagacCGATTTCCAGCAGCAATACACATGTACAGGGTATTTAGTATAGgtatcaaagattttttaagtgATTTAAAAACCTACATTTCACTTAggctaaaaataacaaaagaccAAGGATTCTCCAATATGACACGCCAAGAGTTAGAGTTATTTGTGAAGATGCCTTCGGACATGTGGCGAATAGCACCTGTGTTAATACTTTCAGCTTTGCCATTTggaaattacataatatttccTCTAGC ATTAATGAaaccaaaaaagttactaagCTCTCATTTCTGGTCTATACAACAACGGGCAGAATTTAACATAGAAGATTTGAAAGAAAGACTTCGTAATAATCGCCCAATTCTTCGATGTCTTCAGGCTAAATTAGAGGATATACCTGACGGTGAAGTCAAAGAAAACTGGCGGAGAGTTTTAGCGTTACTAGGATCTGGAGTACATCCATCAGTCAATGAAGTATTGGCATGTAAagaattgttttgtaaaaaaccATACCACTTAGCATGTTTGTCTTTTACACATATG GGACATTTACTTAAAATGCTTGGCATACGAAGAACTTTGttcagaagaaaaaaacttaaatacagAGCTTTCTTGTTGTTACAAATGGACAGAGCAATTGTAAGAGAAGGTGGAGTTGATGTACTGAATACGGAAGCATTGAAAAATGCATGTCATATACGAGGATTGAACACTAGAAACTTAAGCAATCAAGATATGAAGGATTGGTTACAACAATGGATTTCTGTATCTGCAAACATTGATGCTAATACATATTCTCTGCTTTTGCATTGTCCTATTTTCTTTGCATACAACCACCCCCAAAATTgggtattaatttattaa
- the LOC106717190 gene encoding SOSS complex subunit B homolog, which yields MSATDYVQIKDIKAGMRNINSIFIVLEVGPPILTKQGHEIRILRVADPTAMINFSVWDEAGALLQPGDIVRLTRGYAALWRCSLTLYSGKFGDIQKVDEFCMVFNDELNMSEPQPALAAMSQGQQHSHAAPLSLMPNAASGDQVNNSKQEPFDSQQKHKSFM from the coding sequence ATGAGTGCAACGGATTATGTTCaaataaaagacataaaaGCTGGCATGAGGAATATCAACTCCATTTTTATAGTATTGGAGGTGGGTCCACCTATATTAACGAAACAGGGACATGAAATTCGTATATTGCGTGTTGCGGACCCTACGGCCATGATCAATTTTTCTGTATGGGATGAAGCCGGTGCATTACTGCAGCCGGGAGACATAGTGCGACTTACACGCGGTTATGCGGCTCTGTGGCGCTGCTCCCTTACCTTGTACTCTGGAAAATTTGGCGATATACAGAAGGTGGACGAATTCTGCATGGTGTTCAACGATGAATTGAACATGAGTGAGCCCCAGCCGGCTCTTGCCGCCATGTCTCAGGGCCAACAGCATTCTCACGCAGCGCCACTCTCACTTATGCCAAATGCAGCAAGTGGAGATCAAGTCAACAACTCCAAGCAAGAGCCCTTTGATAGTCAACAAAAgcataaaagttttatgtag
- the LOC106717002 gene encoding uncharacterized protein LOC106717002, whose amino-acid sequence MFFVNNRKCYCFCFLLIYSFQKVVNKKPHAQEQQAVWRIECALGVIAEPECPVDGGWSPWSSWSNCHGTCDDVGYRKRTRECNNPPTSREGIPCSGPDEQIESCYLTNCVVEDFRKCLNGDSIRTDAMRQLETVPSIMERCLQVECTFYDIQSALAEDNTWQLNPEIIWNALQCVKHNVGCPVVGEWGPWGAWSACGSLCGKGFQWRVRKCDTPPPSDDRLICLGNPLQFEDCEGDQCAIDESYTGENTGGNWSKWGEWSSCSENCGIGIRRRSRVCIEKQKPHISAKWGTHCRGQHAQMEVCKNKECLLDGGWSGWGIWGPCSQTCGAGRRYRTRSCTRPMPSGGSNCVGPKFEEGPCHQMPCDVFSHVVALFNGDSFLQYDFLQKRSTLFHSFIRFMPLSPHGTLIRRGDISHPLVRLSLQKWYLCLDVRGLSQSCSPLRVCSTFVLEPTAWHSAMITVNKESISLRINDAQTPIHGMFPCDPELTDEMTFITVGEKFHGVIQELIVNFIPLVMMVNRNRLARSDFVPTSASNIAYEKANIEEAFLYLENDHYLRLPCFDDQNEWNLQLTLKPKKDVGIILFLPGIQDDDWLCITLTNTRLKIKLSLHGFRSETTSSTECLPDQWLDIMLSKQSESGTIETIINASERLHVLLTFSTTTNKRHSVYPFYSIQPNQNLSDIRQNNSLSSVVNNTTYVLCYDEFFIGNIPLEYKNVNTEEVTSYSGIIASLKVNNKFIDLHSFGVERIKDNKIQLSSRTSSISGFYYETSWGISNSLNLTCLHARTKRTPNKAWWFYLDNAINSILEKNSAKAVDDGKVLRLIATAPNYHRGFYTCRAHTMKRTRNIVTYGVIGELQYKLAEPDATTIIAIFTTILLVLGTLGWLIIEGINDLRNGYGFFRDAHLSPEEEAAAVCNYIDQNLHLYGSRSAADIAKARARRKGKYLGGRSSYAAQEPQGRIQIEKNLSRAGDYPSSEPEELPALPEVKSFVANGVHNVYRCEPSYVASPNLASNTAPSQPLSSSLHSSPRELFPHLLVNKTQCPSVNKDEPRKRRLDLSEMIDDKINTSSPETSPCKSPGHKILNRFYMLKRYDD is encoded by the coding sequence ATGTTTTTCGTAAACAACAGgaaatgttattgtttctgTTTTCTATTGATATATTCTTTCCAAAAAGTGGTGAATAAAAAGCCCCATGCTCAAGAACAACAGGCTGTTTGGCGAATTGAATGTGCATTAGGTGTGATAGCAGAACCGGAGTGTCCTGTGGATGGGGGTTGGTCCCCTTGGTCCTCTTGGTCCAACTGTCACGGGACTTGCGATGATGTAGGATATCGTAAAAGGACCAGAGAATGCAATAATCCACCAACATCCAGAGAAGGCATACCATGCAGTGGCCCTGATGAACAAATCGAATCTTGTTATCTAACAAACTGTGTAGTGGAAgattttagaaaatgtttaaatggagattCCATTAGAACCGATGCAATGCGACAATTAGAAACAGTCCCAAGCATAATGGAGCGATGTCTTCAAGTTGAATGTACGTTTTATGATATTCAAAGTGCTTTAGCAGAAGACAATACATGGCAGCTAAACCCTGAAATTATATGGAATGCCCTTCAATGTGTTAAACATAATGTAGGATGTCCTGTAGTGGGAGAATGGGGTCCATGGGGAGCGTGGTCAGCGTGCGGCTCACTTTGCGGCAAAGGCTTCCAGTGGAGAGTCAGAAAATGTGACACTCCACCACCGTCCGATGATCGGCTAATATGTCTTGGAAATCCTCTACAATTTGAAGACTGTGAAGGCGATCAATGTGCTATCGATGAGAGTTACACTGGTGAAAATACCGGTGGCAATTGGAGCAAATGGGGTGAATGGTCTTCGTGTTCTGAAAACTGTGGTATTGGTATAAGACGTAGAAGTAGGGTTTGCATTGAGAAACAGAAGCCGCATATATCTGCTAAGTGGGGTACACATTGTAGGGGTCAACATGCACAAATGGAAGTTTGTAAAAACAAGGAATGCTTATTAGATGGCGGGTGGTCGGGATGGGGCATATGGGGTCCTTGTTCACAAACTTGTGGAGCAGGTAGGCGTTACAGAACTCGATCATGCACTAGACCAATGCCATCTGGAGGTTCCAATTGTGTGGGTCCTAAATTTGAGGAAGGTCCTTGTCACCAGATGCCTTGCGATGTATTTTCACACGTCGTCGCTTTATTTAATGGAGATTCTTTTTTACAATATGATTTTCTGCAGAAACGGTCAACATTATTTCATTCTTTTATTCGATTTATGCCTCTATCTCCTCACGGCACGCTCATAAGACGAGGGGATATATCTCATCCCTTGGTAAGGCTAAGCTTACAAAAATGGTATCTATGTTTGGACGTCAGAGGATTATCACAGTCATGCAGTCCCCTTCGCGTCTGTTCAACTTTCGTTTTGGAGCCGACCGCTTGGCATTCTGCAATGATCACTGTCAATAAAGAAAGTATTTCGCTTAGAATAAATGATGCTCAAACGCCCATACATGGGATGTTTCCTTGTGATCCAGAGTTAACAGATGAAATGACATTTATTACTGTTGGTGAAAAATTTCACGGAGTCATTCAAGAactaattgtaaattttatacctTTGGTCATGATGGTTAATCGTAATCGATTGGCTAGGTCTGACTTTGTCCCCACTTCTGCCTCAAATATAGCTTATGAAAAAGCAAATATAGAAGAAGCTTTTCTGTATCTTGAAAACGATCATTACTTAAGATTACCTTGCTTCGATGATCAAAACGAATGGAATTTACAACTAACTCTGAAACCTAAGAAAGACGTGGGAATTATACTTTTTCTTCCAGGAATCCAGGACGATGATTGGCTTTGTATAACTTTAACTAAcacaagattaaaaataaagttatcttTACATGGTTTTCGTTCGGAGACCACCAGTTCAACAGAATGTTTACCTGACCAATGGTTGGATATTATGTTATCGAAGCAAAGTGAAAGCGGGACCATTGAAACCATTATAAATGCATCGGAACGGCTCCATGTCTTGCTAACATTCTCTACAACAACTAACAAAAGACATAGTGTTTACCCATTTTACTCGATACAACCAAATCAAAATTTGTCTGATATAAGgcaaaataatagtttaagcAGTGTTGTAAATAACACCACGTATGTTTTGTGTTACGATGAATTTTTTATCGGGAACATACCgcttgaatataaaaatgttaacaccGAAGAGGTAACATCTTATTCAGGTATTATAGCGTCTTTAAAAGtgaataacaaatttatagaTCTTCATAGTTTTGGAGTGGAacgaataaaagataataaaatacaactatcCTCTCGAACATCGAGCATATCTGGTTTCTATTACGAAACTAGCTGGGGGATAAGTAATAGTCTAAATCTGACATGTTTACACGCCAGAACTAAACGTACACCTAACAAGGCTTGGTGGTTTTATTTGGATAATGCTATTAATAGTATATTAGAGAAAAATTCTGCAAAAGCTGTTGATGATGGCAAAGTGTTAAGACTTATCGCTACAGCGCCAAACTACCATAGGGGTTTCTATACTTGCCGTGCGCATACAATGAAGCGAACACGCAATATTGTGACCTACGGTGTCATAGGAGAACTCCAGTACAAGCTGGCCGAGCCGGACGCCACCACAATAATAGCAATTTTCACaactatattattagttcTTGGTACTTTGGGATGGTTGATTATAGAAGGTATAAATGATTTGCGCAATGGATACGGTTTCTTTCGAGATGCTCATTTGTCACCGGAGGAAGAAGCGGCTGCAGTTTGTAATTACATCGACCAAAATCTTCACTTATACGGATCAAGGAGCGCTGCTGATATTGCCAAAGCCAGGGCAAGAAGAAAAGGTAAATATTTAGGCGGTCGATCGAGCTATGCCGCGCAAGAACCTCAAGGCAGAattcaaattgaaaagaaTCTATCAAGGGCTGGCGATTATCCTTCAAGTGAACCCGAAGAGCTACCAGCGTTACCCGAAGTGAAAAGCTTCGTGGCGAATGGAGTTCACAACGTGTACAGATGTGAGCCATCATACGTAGCCTCACCCAATCTCGCTTCTAATACAGCGCCCTCCCAACCATTGTCTTCATCTTTACACAGCTCCCCGAGAGAGCTTTTCCcacatttattagtaaataagaCACAATGTCCTAGCGTCAATAAGGACGAGCCACGAAAAAGGCGCTTGGACCTTAGTGAGATGATCgacgataaaataaatacatcatcGCCGGAAACATCACCTTGTAAGTCGCCAGGtcataaaatcttaaatagaTTCTACATGTTGAAACGTTATGatgattga